In the genome of Arthrobacter sp. PAMC25284, the window CACCGGCCCCGCCGGAGGCGGCGGAACGGCCACCGGCGGCGCTGCCGGCGGCACCATCACCTTCGGCACCACCGATAAGGTTGTCACCCTCGACCCGGCCGGCTCCTACGATGCCGGCTCGTTCATGGTGATGAACCAGATCTACCCGTTCCTGCTCAACTCCAAGCCCGGAACGGCAGACTCAACGCCCGACATCGCGGAGTCCGCCTCGTTCACCAGCCCGACCGAATACACGGTCAAGCTCAAGTCCGGGCTCACCTTCGCCAACGGGCACGCCCTCACCGCCTCCGACGTGAAGTTCTCGATCGACCGTGTCGTGAAGATCGCCGACGACAACGGCCCCGCCTCGCTGCTGGCCAACCTGGACTCCGTTGAGGTCAAGGACGACTCGACCGTGGTCTTCACGCTGAAGGAGGGCAATGACCAGGTCTTCCCCGGCGTCCTCGCCGCCAACGCCGGGCCGATTATCGATGAAGAGGTCTTCCCGGCCGACGCGCTGATGACCGACGACGAGATCGTCGCGGGCAAGCCATTCGCCGGCCCGTACACGATCGAGAGCTACAAGAAGAACGAACTCGTCAGCCTCAAGGCCAACCCCGACTACAAGGGATTGCTCGGCGCCCCGGCCAACCCCGGCGCCACGATCAAGTACTACGCCGACTCCAACAACCTCAAGCTGGATGTCCAGCAGGGCAACATCGACGTTGCCGGCCGCAGCCTCACCGCGACCGACGCCGCGGATCTGGCCAATGATTCCAAGGTCACGGTCCATAAGGGCCCGGGTGGCGAACTGCGTTACATCGTCTTCAACTTCGACACCATGCCGTTCGGCGCGACAACCCCGGAAGCCGACCCGGCCAAGGCGCTCGCCGTCCGCCATGCCGTGGCCAACCTTATCGACCGTGACGCCATCGCCAGCGAGGTCTACAAGGGCACGTACCTGCCGGCCTATTCCGTTGTTCCGGACGGCTTCGCCGGGGCCATCCAGCCGCTGAAGGAACTCTATGGCGATGGCAATGGCCAGCCGAGTCTGGAGAAAGCCCAAAAAGCCTTCAGCGACGCCGGCGTAACCGCCCCGGTGACCCTGAAGCTGCAGTACAACCCGGACCACTACGGCAAATCCTCCGGCGACGAGTACGCCAGGATCAAGTCGCAGCTGGAGAAGTCCGGACTGTTCACGGTGGACCTGCAGTCCACCGAGTGGGTCACCTACAGCAAGGACCGCACCAAGGACGCGTACCCGGTGTACCAGCTCGGCTGGTTCCCGGACTACTCTGATGCCGACAACTACCTCACGCCGTTCTTCATCCCCGGCAACTTCCTGAAGAACCACTACGAGAACCCCGCCGTTACGGACCTGATCAAGAAGCAGCTCACCACCGTTGACAAGGCCGAGCGCGAAAAGGTCCTCGGCGAAGCCCAGACCGCCGTCGCCAAGGACCTGTCCACGCTGCCGCTGCTGCAGGGCGCCCAGCTGATGGTTGCTGGCAAGGACATCAAGGGTGTTGAAAAGACTCTGGACGCGTCCTTCAAGACCCGGCTTGGCGTCATTTCCAAGTAGGTCCTCTTCCCATCCGGTTCTGACCAGCCGAAAGGCGGGGCGCCTGCACGGCGTCCCGCCTTTCGGCTGAGTCCGGACAGCCAGTTTCCCAAGCCCACGAAGCCGGCGGAAACACAACCCTAGGTACCAATGACAACATTTATTGAGGCGCCGCCAACTGACGCCGACGGACTCCTTCCGTCAAAGAAAAAGTCGTCCGGTGGGGGACTGGGCCAGTACATTCTGGTCAGGTTCCTGCTGATCTTCCCAACCATCCTCATCCTGGTCACCATGGTGTTCTTCCTGATGCGGATCACGGGAGACCCCATCACGGCCGCCCTCGGCGGCCGGCTCCCTCCTGAGCAGCTTGCCGAACGGATTGCCGCGGCCGGCTATGACCGGCCCGTCATGATCCAGTACTTCGAGTACCTCGGGCAGTTGCTGACCGGCAACTTCGGTACCACGCTCTCCGACAACCGCAAGGTCACGGAGGTGCTGACGACCTACGGTGCCGCCACGTTCGAACTGGCTTTGAACGCCGTCCTCGTGGCGCTGCTCGTCGGTATTCCGCTGGGCATGATCGCGGCCCACCGGCGCGACAAGGCTCCGGACGCCGTGCTGCGGATCCTCGCCATCCTCTTTTATGCAACTCCGGTCTTCTTCTCCGGACTCCTGTTCAAGCTGACCTTCTCAGTCTGGCTGGGCTGGCTCCCCGTTGCCGGACGCGCCAGGACCTCGACCGAGCTGGCCCTCACTGCCCTGCAGGCGCCGACCGGCATCTACTGGCTGGACGCGATCCGCAGCGGCAATATCGATGCCCTGGGCGATGTTATGGCGCACGCGGTGCTGCCGGCGCTGGCCCTGGGCCTGCTCACGGCCGGAATTTTCCTTCGACTGGTCCGCACCAACGTCATCGGCACGCTCGGGAAGGACTATGTCGAAGCCGGCCGCTCCCGCGGCGTCAGCGAATTCCGGCTCGTCACCAAACACGCCTACAAACCGGCACTCATTCCCATCATCACCGTGATGGGCCCTGCAGATCGCCGTGCTCCTCGGCGGGGCCGTGCTGACTGAAACCACGTTCGAGTGGAAGGGGCTCGGCTTCCAGCTGGCCACCTACCTCACTGCCCGCGACTTCGTGGCCGTTCAGGGCATCGTGGTCCTGCTCGCCGTGATCGTAGCCGTAACCAATTTCATCGTGGACATCGTCGCCGCGCTGATCGACCCCCGCGTGAGGTACTGAGATGAGCACTAAACCCCTTCCGGTGAGCCACGGGGGTGCCCGGGGCTCATGGTTCGGGCGGCTGCCCGTCGTTTCCCACTTCAACAAAAGCGTCGGGCTGCAGCGGGGCATGCTGGTGGCAGGCCTCGTCCTGACCGCAGCCTTCCTGCTCACGGCGGCCTTCGCACCGCTGATCGCACCCTTCGGCTTCGCCCAGATTTCCGACGCCGGCGGCAGCTTCCCGGCACAGGAGGCCCCGAACGCCAAGCACCTTATGGGGACAACCGTCGGCGGCTACGACGTCTTTTCCCGGGTGATCTGGGGGACCCAGACGGCCCTGATGGTGATCATCGTCGCCGTCATTATGTCGATCTTCCTCGGCGTCATCCTGGGCCTGGTCAGCGGCTACATCGGTGGCTGGCTCGACCGGATCCTGGTGGTCATCGCCGATGCCATCTACGCCTTCCCGTCCCTGCTGGTGGCCATCGTTATGGCCATCGTCATCAGCGGCGGCCGCTCCAGCCTGTGGGGCGGCATCCTCGCCGCAGCGATCTCCATCACGGTGGTGTTCATTCCGCAGTACTTCCGCGTCATCCGTGCCGAGACCATCAGGCTCAAAGCCGAGCCCTTCGTCGAGTCCGCGAAGGTGGTGGGCGCCTCCAACATTCGCATCATGAGCCGCCACATCTTTAAAAACGCGACCCGGACGCTGCCGCTGATCTTTACGCTCAACGCCGCCGAGGCGATCCTGACCCTTGCCGGGCTGGGTTTCCTGGGCTTCGGCATCGAACCGACCTCCGCCGCTGAATGGGGCTTTGACCTGAACAAGGCCCTTGCGGACACCACCTCCGGGATCTGGTGGACCGGCGTCTTCCCCGGTCTGGCGATCGTCCTGACCGTCGTCGGCCTGACGCTGGTCGGCGAAAGCATCAACGACCTCAACGATCCCCGGCTCCGCGGCCGGAAGCGGGCGTCCGCCGGCAAAAACGGACCCGATCCCAGCACCGGCAACCAGGCAGCCACATCAGCAGAAGTGAGCAGTTCATGACCACCAACATCGACCAGACCCGCCGCGGCACCGGGCCAGTCCTGGACATCGACCACCTCCAAGTCACCTTCGCCACCGACGCCGGCGACGTGTACGCCGTAAAGGATGTCAGCCTGACCGTCAACCCCGGCGAGGTCGTGGCCATCGTGGGCGAATCGGGCTCCGGCAAGACCGTCACTGCCAAGACCATCCTCGGGCTGCTTCCCGAAACGGCCATCAGTTCCGGGGCCGTCCTCATCAACGGCAACAACGTCATCAGCGTCAGCGCCGCCGAGCTCCGGCAAATCCGGGGCCGGGACGTTGCCATGGTGTTCCAGGAACCGTCCACCGCCCTCAACCCGGTCTTCACCGTCGGCTGGCAGATCGCCGAGGGCATCAGAGCCCACGCCGGCCGCGGCGGAGCCGGACGGGTCAGCGCGAAGGACGCCAAGGCCCGCGCCATCGAGGCCCTTGGCAAGGTCGGCATCCCGGATCCGGAAACCCGGGTTAACTACTACCCACACCAGTTCTCCGGAGGGCAGAAACAGCGCGTGGTGATCGCCGCCGCGCTGGCGCTGAACCCGGGACTTATCGTCGCTGACGAACCGACAACGGCGCTGGACGTTACAGTGCAGGCCGAAATCCTGGAGCTCCTGCGTGACCTCCGGGACACGTACGGCACCTCGATCGTGCTTATCACCCACAACATGGGCGTCGTCGCGGACCTCGCGGACCGCGTCGTCGTGATGTACCAGGGTGACGTCGTCGAAGAGGCAAGCTCCCGGACGCTCTTTGCCGAGCCGAAACAGGACTACACGAAGCAGCTGCTGGCGGCTGTCCCGCACCTGGGCCGGAACTCCGCCTCCGCTGGAATGACCGAACGGGCCCACCAGGGCGGCAAGGTGCTGGTCGAGGCCAGGGACCTGACCATCGAATATCCCGGACGACTAGGACGGGGCGGTTTTAAGGCCGTCGACGGGGTCAGCTTTACCGTCTCCCAAGGCGAGGTCTTTGGGCTCGTCGGTGAATCGGGGTCCGGTAAAACCACCATCGGCCGGGCCATCGCCGGGCTGAACCGGACTACCGGCGGCAGCCTCAAGGTGCTCGATTACGAGATGCTGCATCTCAAAGAACGCAGTTTCAAGCCGTTGCGCAAGGACATTGGCTTCGTGTTCCAGGACCCGGCAGCGTCGTTCAATCCGCACCTGACCATCGGCGAGTGCGTCGCCGAACCACTCATCATCCACAGCAATCCGACGCCGGCACAGGCCCGCGCGCGGACGGCGGAGCTGCTCGAATCGGTGCAACTGCCCGCTTCGTACGCCGACAGATTCCCGCACGAGCTCTCCGGTGGGCAGCGGCAGCGGGCATCCCTGGCCCGGGCCCTGATCCTGAACCCGAAACTGTTGATCGCGGACGAGCCGACGTCGGCGCTCGACGTCTCGGTCCAGGCCAAGGTGCTGGAGCTGTTCAAGGAGATCCAGGCCGAGTTTGGCTTTGCCGCCCTGTTCATCAGCCACGACCTCGCCGTCGTTGACATCCTCTCGACCTGGGTGGGGGTGCTCTACAAGGGCAAGCTGGTGGAGCAAGGGCTCGGAAACCAGGTGATGGGCAGCCCGCAGCACGACTATACGAAGAAGCTCATTGCGTCACTGCCCGTCCCGGACCCCGATGAGCAAGCCCGACGGCGCGAGGCTTACCGCGCCGTGCTCGGGACCTAGCGTCGGGCGCTGAATCTGCCGGCCGCCGGCGCCGTCCGGAGGCCGCCGCGGGGTTCCGCGGGACATGCCCACCGTTCCCTGCGAATGGTGGGCATGTACCGTTTTCGGCGCCACCGCGGACCCCTGAATGGGTGCTGAACGGCGGAGAAGACGCAGGCCTTGCCCCTAATGGGGGTGTACCCGTAGGTCCTTTCGGGGGCATGCTGGGTATCCGAGCCGCTGGTGGGTGAGCACTTGACGCCCCTGGCCCCGTGTCGAGGCCTAGGTCTAGATCGTGCCCCTGCCGGTTGGTGAGGTGGGCCTGTAGCGCTGGTGGGGTGTCGTGCCGTGGAGCACTGATCCATTAGACCGCAGCCAGTTCCTTCCTCCCCGTCGTGCCCGGGATAAGCCCACAACGGAAGGGATCGGGACAATGCTGTTCATCGGCGACGACTGGGCGGAGGACCACCACGACATCGCGGTCATGGATGAGGGGGGGCCGGGTACTGACGCGCCGCAGGCTCACTGAGGGCGTATCCGGGCTCGAGGCCCTCCATGACCTGCTCGGAGGGTACCTGCCCGAGAACGCGGCACCGGCCGAAGTGCTGATCGGGATTGAGACCGACCGCGGGCCCTGGGTCCAGGGACTGCTGGCGTCCGGCTACACGGTTTACGCGATCAATCCGGCGCAGTCGGCCCGCTACCGGCAGCGCACCGGGGCGGCCGGGGCGAAATCGGATAAGGGTGATGCGCTGGTGCTGGCCCGGATCGTGGCTGTTGACCGGGAGTTGCACCGGGCGATCGCCGCCGACAGCGACGTCGCGGAGGAGGTCAAGGTCCTGGCGAGGGCTCACCAGTCGCTGATCTGGGCCAGGCAGCGGCAGGCGAACGTGCTGCGTTCGAACCTGCGCGAGTACTACCCGGCCGCGCTGTCCGCGTTCGGGCAGGACCTGCACGGACGGGACGCGATGGCCGTGCTCGGCGCCGCGCCTGGCCCCAAGGCCGGGGCCCGCCTCACCCCGGCCAGGGTCCAGGCGCTGTTGCGGCACGCCGGACGGCAACGCTACCTGGCCGCCCGAGCCGGCGAGATCGTCGAGGCACTGCACGCGCCCCAGTTGCCCGCCCGCCCGGGGATCGAGGCCGCCTACACGGCCACCACAGCGGCCCTGGTTGCCGTCATCCGCGAACTGAACGCCCAGATCGGCGTCCTGCAGGGGCAGGTGGAGGAATCTTTTGGCCGGCACCCGGACGCTGAGATCTACCTCAGCCAGCCGGGTCTGGGGCCGGTGCTCGGCGCCCGGGTGCTGGGCGAATTCGGGGACGCGGCGGACCGCTACGCCGACGCCAGATCACGGAGGAACTACGCAGG includes:
- a CDS encoding ABC transporter ATP-binding protein; protein product: MTTNIDQTRRGTGPVLDIDHLQVTFATDAGDVYAVKDVSLTVNPGEVVAIVGESGSGKTVTAKTILGLLPETAISSGAVLINGNNVISVSAAELRQIRGRDVAMVFQEPSTALNPVFTVGWQIAEGIRAHAGRGGAGRVSAKDAKARAIEALGKVGIPDPETRVNYYPHQFSGGQKQRVVIAAALALNPGLIVADEPTTALDVTVQAEILELLRDLRDTYGTSIVLITHNMGVVADLADRVVVMYQGDVVEEASSRTLFAEPKQDYTKQLLAAVPHLGRNSASAGMTERAHQGGKVLVEARDLTIEYPGRLGRGGFKAVDGVSFTVSQGEVFGLVGESGSGKTTIGRAIAGLNRTTGGSLKVLDYEMLHLKERSFKPLRKDIGFVFQDPAASFNPHLTIGECVAEPLIIHSNPTPAQARARTAELLESVQLPASYADRFPHELSGGQRQRASLARALILNPKLLIADEPTSALDVSVQAKVLELFKEIQAEFGFAALFISHDLAVVDILSTWVGVLYKGKLVEQGLGNQVMGSPQHDYTKKLIASLPVPDPDEQARRREAYRAVLGT
- a CDS encoding ABC transporter permease; protein product: MSTKPLPVSHGGARGSWFGRLPVVSHFNKSVGLQRGMLVAGLVLTAAFLLTAAFAPLIAPFGFAQISDAGGSFPAQEAPNAKHLMGTTVGGYDVFSRVIWGTQTALMVIIVAVIMSIFLGVILGLVSGYIGGWLDRILVVIADAIYAFPSLLVAIVMAIVISGGRSSLWGGILAAAISITVVFIPQYFRVIRAETIRLKAEPFVESAKVVGASNIRIMSRHIFKNATRTLPLIFTLNAAEAILTLAGLGFLGFGIEPTSAAEWGFDLNKALADTTSGIWWTGVFPGLAIVLTVVGLTLVGESINDLNDPRLRGRKRASAGKNGPDPSTGNQAATSAEVSSS
- a CDS encoding ABC transporter substrate-binding protein encodes the protein MAMNNKAFKSAIALAGVSAFALTACTGPAGGGGTATGGAAGGTITFGTTDKVVTLDPAGSYDAGSFMVMNQIYPFLLNSKPGTADSTPDIAESASFTSPTEYTVKLKSGLTFANGHALTASDVKFSIDRVVKIADDNGPASLLANLDSVEVKDDSTVVFTLKEGNDQVFPGVLAANAGPIIDEEVFPADALMTDDEIVAGKPFAGPYTIESYKKNELVSLKANPDYKGLLGAPANPGATIKYYADSNNLKLDVQQGNIDVAGRSLTATDAADLANDSKVTVHKGPGGELRYIVFNFDTMPFGATTPEADPAKALAVRHAVANLIDRDAIASEVYKGTYLPAYSVVPDGFAGAIQPLKELYGDGNGQPSLEKAQKAFSDAGVTAPVTLKLQYNPDHYGKSSGDEYARIKSQLEKSGLFTVDLQSTEWVTYSKDRTKDAYPVYQLGWFPDYSDADNYLTPFFIPGNFLKNHYENPAVTDLIKKQLTTVDKAEREKVLGEAQTAVAKDLSTLPLLQGAQLMVAGKDIKGVEKTLDASFKTRLGVISK